A genome region from Gossypium hirsutum isolate 1008001.06 chromosome A04, Gossypium_hirsutum_v2.1, whole genome shotgun sequence includes the following:
- the LOC107934884 gene encoding squalene monooxygenase SE1, translated as MAEQYMVGVLGGVIASLLGFVFLYRNSLIRFRGLRKLNRAASMDFPKRNSVNKTGKSEGVGTTDIIIVGAGVAGAALAYSLGKDGRQVRVIERDLNAPNRMAGESLTPGGYLKLIELGLEDCVDEIDAQQLLGYTLYKDGKEARVSFPLEKFQSHVAGRTFHNGRFIQRLRKKVASLHNVSLEQGTVTSLIEENGIVKGVHYKNGSGKPLTTYAPLTIVCDGCFSNLRRSLCYPKVDIPSNFVGLTLTNCNLPKENYGAIILANPSPIVFYQISSTEIRCMVNVPSEKLPSVSNGEMACYLKSQVAPKVLPELYDSFISAIEKKGNIRIAPNKIMAAAPHLTPGALLIGDALNMRHAITGGGMTVALSDVVILRDLLRPLHDLSDASPISKYLESFYTLRKPMSSTINILANVLQKIFSASSNPAMENLQHTFLGYLRLGGMFSYGASAMLCGLCPSPLSLAFHFFSIAIYGVGRLLLPFPSPRRLWDGAKLLWVASSILLPYMYSEGTRQMFFPLTVPAYYRTPPENKDKKNFMH; from the exons ATGGCTGAGCAGTACATGGTTGGAGTACTTGGAGGTGTTATAGCCTCTCTTTTGGGGTTTGTTTTCTTGTACCGCAATTCCCTAATCAGATTTAGGGGACTGAGGAAGCTAAACAGAGCAGCTTCAATGGATTTTCCAAAGAGGAACAGTGTAAACAAAACTGGAAAGAGTGAGGGTGTTGGCACTACGGATATTATCATAGTCGGCGCCGGTGTTGCCGGTGCTGCTCTTGCCTATTCTCTTGGAAAG GATGGACGTCAAGTGCGAGTAATAGAAAGGGACTTAAATGCGCCTAATAGAATGGCTGGTGAAAGTCTAACACCAGGGGGCTACTTAAAGTTAATTGAATTAGGCCTTGAGG ATTGTGTAGATGAGATAGATGCGCAACAGCTTTTAGGTTATACTCTATACAAGGATGGAAAGGAGGCTCGCGTATCTTTTCCTTTGGAAAAGTTTCAGTCTCATGTTGCAGGAAGAACATTTCATAATGGTCGTTTCATTCAAAGGTTGAGGAAAAAAGTTGCATCTCTTCACAA CGTAAGTTTAGAACAAGGGACAGTAACATCTCTTATTGAAGAAAATGGTATTGTCAAAGGAGTGCACTACAAAAATGGGAGTGGTAAACCATTGACAACTTACGCTCCTCTCACCATTGTATGTGATGGTTGTTTCTCAAATTTGAGACGCTCTCTTTGCTATCCTAAG GTTGATATACCCTCTAATTTTGTTGGTCTTACACTGACAAACTGTAACCTTCCAAAAGAAAATTATGGAGCTATTATATTAGCAAACCCTTCACCAATCGTATTTTATCAAATTAGCAGCACTGAAATTCGTTGCATGGTGAATGTTCCTAGTGAAAAGTTACCTTCAGTTTCCAATGGTGAAATGGCATGTTACTTGAAAAGTCAGGTGGCTCCCAAG GTTCTTCCTGAATTGTACGATTCCTTTATATCTGCAATAGAGAAGAAGGGTAACATAAGAATAGCGCCGAATAAAATCATGGCTGCTGCTCCACACCTGACTCCTGGTGCGCTTTTGATTGGAGATGCACTCAACATGCGGCACGCTATAACCGGAGGGGGAATGACTGTTGCTCTGTCTGATGTTGTAATACTTAGGGATCTTCTAAGACCCTTGCATGATCTATCCGATGCATCCCCCATTTCTAAATATCTCGAATCTTTTTATACCCTGAGGAAG CCAATGTCATCTACAATAAATATACTAGCTAATGTCCTACAGAAGATATTCAGTGCCTCGTCCAATCCTGCAATGGAGAATCTGCAGCACACCTTTTTGGGGTATTTGAGACTTGGAGGGATGTTTTCATATGGAGCATCCGCTATGCTCTGTGGTTTATGCCCTTCTCCATTAAGCTTAGCATTTCATTTCTTTTCCATTGCAATATATGGCGTTGGCCGATTGTTACTTCCATTTCCTTCTCCCAGACGCTTGTGGGATGGGGCTAAATTGCTTTGG GTGGCATCAAGTATTCTTCTCCCCTACATGTACTCTGAAGGAACCAGACAAATGTTCTTCCCTCTAACTGTGCCAGCATATTATAGAACTCCCCCTGAAAATAAGGACAAAAAAAACTTCATGCATTAA